The following are encoded in a window of Geobacter metallireducens GS-15 genomic DNA:
- a CDS encoding surface-adhesin E family protein — MRLITNLLIIAILFSVPHVSIARIPEVVLSKKSAVVSIYVEDKQKIVAGGSGFIIDQNGIIVTNAHVIEPWNKSTTGILYVKKSDGTFLEPTEVIAADAVKDVALVRVKEQNLPFIKLTSNITPTQGDDVVVIGNPLGLETTVTDGIISAIRGEDGFLQISAPISQGSSGSPVLNSKGEAIGVATSIMAGGQNLNFAIPASYVTNLPTQEKAPPVKGLKKRAESPSGFETVTPEDIERDVVQIPEGAVHKGKVLFATDSGGYTYIRIEENGAPLWVAVTQTTISIGDIIEFPDSPPMTGFNSKSMNMTFDKITFAAGIRIVQRGNVEFKSPEEKHLYYAEQYSSMNNTPAAIEEISKAIELNPKKAEYYGKRANYYLQRRMYADSKSDEYQQIVASNRESCRNAVDDLNKAIAINPGNDVFYATQARIFTDSLFCDYANADKAIKLYETAIQLNPKKADYYVEKGWQHKIKNDFSKVLDCAKKALSISPNNEDAHYLYGSYYEENNKYDKALEYYTKGLSVSDNVTFGYFYIDGVMEKTKKYDDAVRIYTDLIKQHPKRLIFYNGRAEYYAKLKNYKKAIADYTTCIKLNPNSEYNYNLRANCYYEDGKKSEALTDYRTACDMKHAESCEMIPIVFADIKRGANWVPVAASSDVNYYYDKKGYTKNKNGVAVAWIRGEITDKEEYIKDIDISEYEKEKYKNVSHVMSRFEVDCPNQKLRVPISLIYAENGNVIRSYEDEKTKYSNIIPNSIGASIHENLCKGAPAKKIGKKK; from the coding sequence ATGCGGTTAATTACAAATCTTCTAATTATTGCAATTCTTTTTTCAGTTCCTCATGTTTCCATCGCCAGAATACCCGAGGTTGTTCTTTCCAAGAAGTCCGCAGTCGTTTCCATTTACGTTGAAGATAAACAAAAGATAGTCGCTGGTGGCAGTGGGTTCATCATTGACCAGAACGGTATCATTGTTACAAATGCCCACGTCATAGAGCCATGGAATAAGAGTACTACTGGCATTCTGTATGTTAAAAAATCCGATGGCACTTTCCTTGAGCCGACTGAGGTCATCGCTGCAGATGCGGTTAAGGATGTTGCCCTGGTTCGAGTTAAGGAACAGAACCTGCCTTTTATTAAGCTGACATCGAACATTACGCCCACTCAAGGTGATGATGTCGTAGTTATCGGGAACCCCCTTGGTCTGGAGACAACGGTTACTGATGGTATTATCAGCGCCATCAGAGGGGAAGATGGTTTCCTGCAAATTTCAGCGCCCATCTCACAGGGGAGTAGTGGCAGTCCAGTGCTGAACAGCAAGGGGGAGGCGATAGGGGTTGCCACCTCGATTATGGCAGGTGGCCAGAACCTAAATTTTGCCATACCAGCGAGCTACGTCACTAATCTTCCCACTCAGGAGAAAGCGCCCCCTGTGAAGGGGCTTAAAAAGAGAGCAGAGTCACCTTCCGGCTTTGAGACAGTAACCCCGGAGGATATCGAGCGGGACGTTGTTCAGATACCGGAAGGGGCTGTTCACAAGGGCAAGGTCTTATTTGCGACAGACAGTGGTGGCTACACGTACATAAGAATTGAGGAGAATGGTGCACCATTATGGGTTGCCGTCACGCAAACCACTATTTCCATCGGTGACATAATCGAATTTCCTGACAGCCCTCCGATGACTGGATTCAATTCAAAATCTATGAACATGACTTTCGACAAGATAACATTTGCAGCCGGTATACGGATTGTCCAACGGGGAAATGTTGAATTTAAATCTCCCGAAGAGAAGCATCTTTATTATGCTGAGCAGTATTCTTCTATGAATAACACTCCAGCAGCGATTGAGGAAATTTCCAAAGCAATCGAGTTGAACCCGAAGAAGGCTGAATATTACGGGAAAAGAGCTAATTACTATCTGCAGCGAAGAATGTATGCAGATAGCAAATCAGATGAATATCAGCAAATCGTGGCATCGAACAGAGAATCGTGCCGTAACGCGGTTGATGATCTGAACAAGGCTATCGCCATAAACCCAGGCAATGATGTGTTTTATGCAACACAGGCCCGTATTTTCACAGATTCACTATTTTGCGACTATGCCAATGCTGACAAGGCAATAAAACTCTATGAAACAGCAATACAGCTGAATCCGAAGAAAGCGGATTATTATGTTGAAAAGGGGTGGCAGCATAAGATAAAAAATGATTTTAGCAAGGTTCTGGATTGTGCTAAAAAAGCGCTTTCAATCAGCCCTAATAATGAAGATGCACACTATTTGTATGGTTCGTATTATGAAGAAAACAACAAGTACGATAAAGCCCTTGAGTATTATACGAAAGGTTTGTCTGTAAGCGACAACGTCACTTTTGGTTATTTTTATATAGACGGTGTAATGGAAAAGACCAAGAAATATGATGATGCCGTCAGGATATATACTGACCTCATCAAACAACATCCTAAACGTTTGATATTTTATAACGGCAGGGCGGAGTATTACGCCAAATTGAAAAATTACAAGAAGGCTATTGCAGACTATACGACTTGCATCAAGCTAAATCCAAATTCCGAATATAATTACAACCTGAGAGCAAACTGTTATTACGAAGACGGAAAGAAATCCGAAGCATTGACCGACTATCGAACTGCTTGCGATATGAAGCACGCTGAATCATGCGAGATGATTCCAATTGTATTTGCCGATATCAAGCGTGGCGCTAATTGGGTACCAGTGGCAGCAAGCAGCGATGTAAATTATTATTACGACAAGAAGGGATATACAAAAAATAAGAACGGAGTTGCTGTTGCCTGGATTCGCGGGGAAATAACTGACAAGGAAGAATATATCAAGGATATCGATATCAGCGAATACGAAAAGGAAAAATACAAAAATGTGTCACATGTTATGAGCAGGTTTGAAGTCGATTGCCCAAATCAAAAATTGAGAGTGCCGATTTCACTGATTTATGCTGAAAACGGCAACGTTATCAGGTCGTATGAAGATGAAAAAACAAAATACAGCAATATTATTCCCAATTCAATCGGTGCGAGCATTCACGAGAATCTGTGTAAAGGCGCCCCAGCAAAAAAGATAGGGAAAAAGAAATAA
- a CDS encoding antitoxin Xre/MbcA/ParS toxin-binding domain-containing protein, whose protein sequence is MEGAAEWLKASILALVGAKPIEFFDTRAGLEVVRTILLAGSFIILILLLTIVWLLG, encoded by the coding sequence ATTGAGGGTGCGGCGGAGTGGCTGAAAGCTTCGATTTTGGCATTAGTAGGTGCGAAACCGATTGAATTTTTCGATACGCGTGCAGGACTCGAGGTCGTAAGAACCATTTTGTTGGCCGGCTCGTTCATCATCTTGATTTTGTTGCTAACGATTGTATGGTTGTTAGGCTAA
- a CDS encoding thermonuclease family protein: MKRICGVVLLWIILISLPVWAKEPLRIIEGEVVKVVDGDTITIDSEGTRVKVRLYGIDAPETEKINRKTGVVTKPGQPFGEEAFHALADKVSNKSVRLEVMGIDKYRRSVSFVWLGDRNINREMVREGWSWAFRKYLDRFSAYFLDDEDIARSEKRGIWQDADPEPPWEFRKRTKTSGG; this comes from the coding sequence ATGAAACGAATTTGCGGTGTTGTCCTGTTATGGATAATCCTTATTTCTCTGCCGGTATGGGCAAAGGAGCCCTTGCGGATCATCGAGGGGGAAGTGGTGAAGGTCGTCGATGGCGACACGATCACCATCGATTCCGAGGGAACAAGGGTCAAGGTTCGACTGTATGGTATCGATGCTCCTGAAACTGAGAAAATCAACAGAAAGACCGGTGTGGTTACAAAGCCAGGACAACCTTTCGGTGAAGAGGCGTTTCATGCTCTTGCTGACAAGGTTTCGAACAAGTCGGTACGACTTGAGGTGATGGGCATCGACAAGTATCGACGATCGGTTTCCTTTGTCTGGTTGGGGGATCGGAATATCAATCGGGAAATGGTTCGAGAGGGATGGTCATGGGCATTCCGGAAGTACCTCGACCGTTTCAGTGCATATTTCCTTGATGACGAGGACATCGCCCGCAGTGAGAAACGAGGGATCTGGCAAGATGCCGATCCTGAACCCCCATGGGAATTCCGGAAACGGACCAAGACAAGCGGGGGCTGA
- a CDS encoding 3'-5' exonuclease: MGKFTAVILDFETTGLSPGYGDRAIEIGAVLVRNNRIVDRFQSLMNPGKRVSGFIEEYTGITNEMLAKAPPAEQVMERFASFIAGHNLVAHNASFDRRFLDAELSRIGRRRTGDFACSMLAARRIYTNAPNHRLETLVSHLSLQTDGVFHRALADAEMTAQLWTAMIGELKETYRLRQVTFELMHSLGGVAKKAVPAYLERVAAGRTCACARGGRSLG; the protein is encoded by the coding sequence ATGGGGAAGTTTACCGCCGTCATCCTCGACTTCGAGACAACTGGCCTCTCACCTGGCTATGGCGACCGGGCCATCGAGATCGGTGCGGTACTGGTCCGGAACAACCGGATTGTTGACAGATTCCAGAGTCTCATGAATCCCGGCAAGAGGGTGAGCGGTTTCATCGAGGAATACACCGGCATCACCAATGAGATGCTGGCCAAGGCCCCACCTGCGGAGCAGGTGATGGAGCGGTTTGCCTCCTTCATTGCCGGCCACAACCTGGTTGCCCACAACGCGAGCTTCGACCGCCGCTTCCTGGACGCCGAACTCTCCCGCATCGGCAGGAGACGGACCGGGGACTTTGCCTGCTCAATGCTCGCTGCCCGCCGGATCTACACCAATGCCCCAAACCACCGCCTGGAGACGCTGGTCAGCCACCTCAGCCTCCAGACAGACGGAGTCTTCCACCGGGCTCTCGCCGATGCGGAAATGACCGCCCAGCTCTGGACGGCGATGATCGGGGAACTCAAGGAAACCTATCGCCTCAGGCAGGTCACCTTTGAGCTCATGCACTCCCTCGGCGGCGTGGCGAAGAAGGCAGTGCCGGCCTATCTTGAACGGGTGGCGGCAGGGCGAACTTGTGCCTGTGCGAGGGGCGGGCGATCTTTAGGCTGA
- a CDS encoding integration host factor subunit alpha, which produces MVEVLLEQIKKTLEREDRIKITGFGNFEVKRKADRRGRNPQTGEALTIQSRRVLTFKPSAVLKNSINGES; this is translated from the coding sequence ATGGTCGAAGTGCTCCTTGAGCAAATCAAGAAGACCCTTGAGCGGGAAGACAGGATAAAGATCACCGGTTTTGGCAACTTCGAAGTAAAAAGGAAAGCGGACCGGCGGGGGCGCAATCCCCAGACCGGCGAGGCGCTCACCATCCAGTCCCGGCGAGTGCTGACATTCAAGCCCAGTGCGGTCCTCAAGAACTCCATCAACGGGGAGTCCTGA
- a CDS encoding integration host factor subunit alpha, translating into MTKADLADKIQERISCQKKEAVELVELVMESLKDAIATEGLVKISGFGNFVVRQKTDRAGRNPQTGETITISSRKVLTFKPSVILKNRINSSLMSSD; encoded by the coding sequence ATGACGAAAGCCGATTTAGCCGACAAAATTCAGGAAAGGATCTCTTGCCAGAAGAAGGAAGCCGTTGAATTGGTGGAACTCGTCATGGAATCGCTCAAGGATGCCATTGCGACCGAAGGACTTGTGAAGATCAGCGGTTTTGGAAATTTTGTCGTTCGGCAGAAGACGGATAGAGCCGGAAGGAACCCGCAGACCGGGGAGACAATTACCATTTCATCTCGGAAGGTTCTGACGTTCAAACCAAGCGTGATCTTGAAAAATCGGATAAATTCCAGCTTGATGTCAAGTGACTGA
- a CDS encoding C-terminal helicase domain-containing protein produces MSDPKPFQEATVARILKAFHDPNGSRRFLVADEVGLGKTVVAQALVKKMMEGKTRPLVVFYVCSNLTVARQNRNKLLEVIPHDRRDSATSRTDRLTLMATSVKPSDRQLAIYTLTPDTSIPLRSGKRKSAGRCEERALIFALIESAWPELLELVDEKVFRRSASRSWGAAVYTQRSKVTDTLLKSFIRSVREEFDIGKGQSVVQNLEIQSKKALDFVAHLRNALAACAIRTLTPDLVIFDEFQRFRDLLAPDLDNAEKRVINVLRGDDPSCRPGLLLLSATPYRMYSRRWEESEGSAHHTEFLSLLKFLWGNVDDCGVRLGRCQKSFGVLEKEIRKGTPTSSEAAVAKIEIESLLSCIVARTERGAHPDGWDDFRTEHLPSSVISADIKTFKHLADCFQLRHHPWAVPYWSSIPIPMQTMSIRYVARRHAKCIPRRGISWFRKSSRDKLKPFDPPHPKMRALRQRLSPESLSLPWVSPSFPWWPLRGKWKGKTTGKALVFSRFRAVPQAVAALLSYDVEVASARGTNVVYESVSKRRLLQPSPKRPQLLGLFHPSIFLSQIDPLVTLSAPDRLKKNVRDQIKKALKDLGISVESSGKARRTWILLARLDAEYTKPARFIGAAWRAALTAGRDILGAGSSAAVKKWEDEAGKPVGHVTPKELEDLVDYALSSPGVVLARALKRHWPDAVTASGFAETLDLSWNGFRSYLDHPVFAAALEARDDTYPDAIRKAVKDGNLEAVLDEHFWILRKTRGAEGSDLLKALRTALRLRTGSFRLTAPAASGETSFNLRCHAALPFIDMKEGALQEGGEAQLRTEDLQKAFNSPFWPHVLVTTSVGQEGLDFHLWCDTVVHWDLPRNPVDLEQREGRIQRFGGLCIRQAIASKVDIYGKTNSGSPWETLERLAHDTLSDKSGMSPWWVCNGAQSRRWIFSVPLSEEHQRLEWLKQQRLLYRMVLGQPNQEDLVEILSRKVGTDIMKAREAMINLSPFFVQRD; encoded by the coding sequence ATGAGCGACCCGAAACCTTTTCAGGAAGCAACTGTTGCTCGAATTCTGAAAGCCTTTCATGATCCAAACGGATCACGCCGGTTTCTGGTTGCCGATGAAGTTGGCCTTGGGAAAACTGTTGTTGCTCAGGCACTTGTTAAAAAGATGATGGAGGGAAAAACTCGGCCGCTGGTTGTATTTTATGTCTGCAGTAACCTTACTGTAGCTCGTCAGAATCGCAACAAATTGCTGGAAGTAATTCCGCATGATCGAAGAGATTCGGCCACCAGTCGTACGGATCGTCTGACCCTCATGGCGACATCGGTCAAGCCTTCGGACAGACAACTTGCTATTTACACTCTCACCCCGGATACATCAATTCCTCTCAGAAGTGGCAAACGAAAAAGTGCTGGTCGATGTGAAGAACGGGCGTTGATTTTTGCGCTTATAGAGTCAGCGTGGCCAGAGCTTCTTGAATTGGTTGATGAAAAGGTGTTTCGGCGCTCAGCTTCAAGATCCTGGGGCGCTGCGGTCTATACGCAACGTAGTAAAGTTACGGACACACTGCTGAAGTCCTTTATCCGATCTGTTCGCGAGGAGTTCGACATTGGAAAAGGCCAGTCCGTCGTTCAGAACCTGGAAATTCAATCGAAAAAGGCACTCGATTTTGTAGCACACCTCCGAAATGCTCTAGCGGCATGTGCAATAAGGACATTAACACCCGACCTGGTAATTTTTGACGAGTTCCAACGCTTTCGGGATCTTCTGGCGCCGGATCTCGACAATGCAGAAAAACGGGTTATCAATGTCCTGAGAGGTGATGACCCTTCTTGTCGGCCTGGTTTGCTGCTGTTGTCTGCAACTCCCTACAGGATGTATTCCCGTCGTTGGGAAGAGTCGGAAGGCAGCGCTCACCATACGGAATTTCTCAGCCTTCTGAAATTTCTGTGGGGAAATGTTGATGATTGCGGAGTTCGTCTGGGCAGGTGCCAGAAATCTTTTGGGGTGTTGGAAAAAGAAATTCGAAAGGGTACGCCTACCTCATCTGAAGCAGCTGTCGCAAAAATAGAAATTGAGTCACTTCTTTCGTGTATTGTCGCTCGGACAGAGAGGGGGGCGCATCCAGATGGTTGGGATGATTTCCGAACAGAACACCTTCCCTCGTCAGTGATCAGCGCAGACATCAAGACGTTTAAACATCTTGCCGACTGTTTCCAACTGCGTCACCATCCGTGGGCGGTTCCTTATTGGTCCTCAATTCCAATCCCGATGCAGACTATGTCAATCCGTTACGTTGCGCGTCGCCATGCCAAATGCATACCTCGACGCGGCATTTCCTGGTTCCGCAAATCATCTCGCGATAAACTCAAGCCATTTGATCCCCCTCATCCAAAAATGCGCGCGTTACGTCAACGACTTTCTCCGGAATCCCTCTCTTTGCCATGGGTATCGCCATCATTCCCATGGTGGCCCCTCCGAGGAAAATGGAAAGGAAAGACGACTGGCAAGGCGTTGGTGTTCAGTCGTTTCCGGGCCGTTCCACAGGCAGTTGCTGCTTTACTTAGTTATGACGTGGAAGTAGCTTCTGCGCGTGGGACTAACGTTGTTTATGAAAGCGTTTCCAAAAGGCGCCTTCTTCAACCGTCTCCGAAGCGGCCCCAACTGCTTGGCCTCTTTCATCCCTCCATCTTTCTTTCTCAAATCGATCCTCTGGTGACATTGAGTGCCCCAGACAGATTGAAGAAAAATGTTCGTGACCAAATCAAAAAGGCACTGAAGGATCTCGGAATTTCTGTCGAATCAAGCGGAAAAGCGCGACGAACGTGGATACTTCTTGCGCGCCTGGATGCTGAATATACAAAACCTGCGCGATTCATCGGAGCGGCCTGGCGTGCAGCGCTGACGGCAGGCCGTGACATTCTCGGGGCCGGTTCTTCTGCCGCAGTAAAGAAGTGGGAGGATGAAGCAGGGAAACCTGTTGGTCATGTCACCCCGAAAGAGTTGGAAGACCTTGTAGATTACGCTCTTTCATCGCCCGGGGTTGTTCTGGCGCGTGCCTTGAAGAGACACTGGCCGGATGCGGTAACTGCATCAGGGTTTGCCGAAACACTCGATCTGTCATGGAACGGCTTCAGGTCATACCTCGATCACCCCGTATTTGCTGCAGCACTTGAAGCGAGAGATGATACCTATCCGGACGCAATACGTAAGGCGGTGAAAGATGGCAATCTTGAAGCCGTTCTCGACGAACATTTCTGGATATTGCGGAAGACGCGAGGTGCCGAGGGATCAGATCTTTTAAAGGCGCTTCGGACTGCTCTCAGGCTGCGAACAGGATCTTTCAGGTTAACTGCTCCTGCTGCAAGCGGAGAAACGTCATTTAATTTGCGCTGCCACGCTGCTCTGCCGTTTATTGATATGAAGGAGGGTGCCCTCCAAGAGGGTGGTGAAGCTCAGTTGCGGACTGAGGATCTTCAAAAGGCTTTTAATTCGCCATTCTGGCCTCACGTCTTAGTAACAACGTCCGTAGGTCAGGAAGGTCTGGATTTCCACCTTTGGTGCGACACTGTGGTTCATTGGGATCTTCCGAGGAACCCTGTTGACTTGGAACAGCGGGAGGGTCGTATTCAAAGGTTTGGTGGACTATGTATTCGGCAGGCGATTGCATCTAAAGTAGATATCTACGGGAAGACTAATTCTGGGAGTCCGTGGGAAACGCTTGAGCGTCTTGCGCACGATACTCTCAGCGATAAATCAGGAATGTCACCCTGGTGGGTTTGCAATGGTGCTCAATCAAGAAGATGGATCTTCAGTGTTCCTCTTAGCGAGGAACACCAGCGATTAGAATGGTTGAAGCAGCAGCGTCTTCTTTATAGGATGGTACTCGGTCAACCGAATCAAGAAGACCTTGTTGAAATTCTTTCACGGAAGGTTGGGACTGATATTATGAAGGCACGGGAAGCAATGATAAACCTTTCCCCGTTCTTTGTTCAACGAGACTAA